A section of the Planctomicrobium piriforme genome encodes:
- a CDS encoding LysR family transcriptional regulator has protein sequence MPGNAPRPAIYKDLSYSQLRSYCETARLGSMSAAAQTLQVSHPTVWKQIRALEQLLGQTLVESDGRRSEITEAGRLLAELASPMIAEFESLQLRFKEACGAAPRHLSVAAPPRSYTDDLLGVIGEFRAAQPSVRLTMREVFESLGNEMLEAGEVDLVIGDSMCCRRPDELVVEKMYEIEPMVIMPVGHPLAKVRRITPKDLAKYPVLNHRDSYPDDEGRAILANAGVFDHPDRGFDLVLASSIRSCVKQGHGIGLVGRVVADSPRDPELVERSLQHVLPPTVCFGYSIRRVSENPMQRAFIDLVKSRLQVASRH, from the coding sequence TCGGCAGCATGTCAGCCGCCGCACAGACGCTGCAGGTGTCGCACCCCACTGTCTGGAAACAGATTCGCGCCCTCGAACAACTGCTCGGGCAGACACTTGTCGAATCCGATGGCCGGCGCAGCGAAATCACGGAAGCCGGACGACTGCTGGCGGAACTGGCCTCGCCGATGATCGCCGAATTCGAGTCGCTGCAACTCCGATTCAAGGAAGCCTGCGGCGCGGCTCCGAGACACCTTTCCGTCGCGGCCCCTCCCCGCAGCTATACCGACGACCTACTCGGGGTGATCGGCGAATTTCGCGCGGCGCAGCCAAGCGTGCGACTCACGATGCGAGAGGTCTTTGAATCGCTTGGAAACGAAATGCTCGAAGCTGGCGAAGTCGACCTGGTGATCGGCGATAGCATGTGCTGCCGTCGGCCGGACGAACTGGTCGTCGAAAAAATGTATGAGATCGAACCGATGGTCATTATGCCGGTCGGTCATCCGCTGGCGAAAGTCCGTCGCATCACGCCCAAGGATCTCGCAAAGTACCCCGTCCTCAATCACCGCGACTCCTATCCCGATGACGAAGGCCGGGCCATTCTCGCCAACGCTGGCGTGTTCGATCATCCCGACCGCGGCTTCGACCTCGTCCTCGCATCCTCCATTCGCAGTTGCGTGAAACAGGGACACGGAATCGGACTGGTCGGCCGCGTGGTCGCCGATTCACCGCGCGATCCGGAACTGGTCGAGCGCTCGCTCCAGCACGTCCTGCCCCCCACGGTCTGTTTCGGCTACAGCATCCGCCGCGTCTCCGAGAACCCGATGCAACGCGCGTTCATCGATCTGGTGAAATCCCGACTTCAGGTCGCGAGTCGGCATTGA